Proteins encoded by one window of Blautia argi:
- a CDS encoding CCA tRNA nucleotidyltransferase, translating to MKIEVPEKVQMIIRALQEHGYDAYAVGGCVRDSLLRRSPADWDITTSARPMEVKSIFRRTVDTGLQHGTVTVLVEKEGFEVTTYRIDGEYEDSRHPKEVIFTGNLEEDLKRRDFTINAMAYNDKTGLVDVFGGIRDLEGKIVRCVGNPEERFTEDALRILRAVRFSAQLGFSIEGDTAHWAKKLAPTLRRISAERIQTELVKLLVSAHPECLRTAWELGITQIVLPEFDEMMATEQKNPHHFGSVGEHTLKALAYTEADKVQRLAVLFHDMGKPLMKTTDQNGIDHFHGHPKVSAELAGKILRRLRFDNDTIRKVTELVYWHECPWECTPKSIRKVLSKMTPELFPVLLKIRRADVMAQSDYCREEKLGRLAESLRLYEEILEKEECISVKMLAVSGKDLIAAGMKPGKEIGETLNGFLELVLEEPEKNTKEYLLSRIK from the coding sequence ATGAAGATTGAAGTTCCGGAAAAGGTACAGATGATTATCAGGGCTTTGCAGGAACACGGATATGATGCTTATGCGGTAGGGGGCTGTGTTCGTGACAGCCTCCTTCGTCGTTCTCCCGCGGATTGGGATATTACAACCTCTGCAAGGCCCATGGAGGTAAAATCGATTTTCAGGAGAACCGTAGACACAGGACTGCAGCACGGAACCGTGACCGTGCTTGTGGAAAAAGAGGGTTTTGAGGTTACTACTTACCGGATTGACGGGGAGTATGAGGACAGTCGTCATCCCAAAGAAGTGATTTTTACCGGGAATCTGGAAGAGGATTTAAAACGCAGGGATTTTACCATAAATGCCATGGCTTATAATGATAAAACAGGGCTGGTAGATGTCTTTGGCGGGATCCGGGATTTGGAAGGGAAAATTGTCCGATGTGTGGGCAATCCGGAGGAACGGTTTACAGAAGATGCCCTGCGGATTTTAAGAGCCGTGCGTTTTTCCGCCCAGCTTGGCTTTTCCATAGAGGGGGACACCGCCCATTGGGCAAAGAAGCTGGCACCTACCCTTCGCAGAATCAGTGCAGAGCGAATCCAGACAGAACTTGTCAAGCTTTTGGTATCCGCCCACCCGGAATGCTTAAGGACAGCCTGGGAACTGGGGATTACCCAAATTGTGCTGCCGGAATTTGACGAAATGATGGCCACTGAGCAGAAAAATCCCCATCATTTCGGCAGTGTGGGAGAACATACCTTAAAGGCGCTGGCATATACAGAGGCGGATAAGGTGCAGCGCCTTGCCGTATTGTTCCATGACATGGGGAAACCCCTTATGAAAACCACGGATCAAAACGGAATAGACCATTTTCACGGACACCCGAAGGTCAGCGCAGAGCTGGCGGGAAAGATTTTACGCAGACTGCGGTTTGACAATGACACCATACGCAAGGTTACAGAATTGGTATACTGGCATGAATGTCCCTGGGAATGCACACCGAAATCCATCAGAAAAGTCCTGAGCAAAATGACACCAGAACTTTTCCCTGTACTTTTAAAAATTCGCAGGGCAGACGTTATGGCGCAGAGCGATTATTGCAGGGAAGAAAAGTTGGGGCGTCTGGCTGAGAGCCTTCGGCTTTATGAGGAAATCCTGGAAAAAGAAGAGTGTATTTCTGTCAAAATGTTGGCAGTATCCGGCAAAGACCTGATTGCAGCAGGCATGAAGCCGGGAAAAGAGATAGGAGAAACCTTAAATGGGTTTCTGGAGCTGGTTCTGGAAGAGCCGGAAAAAAATACAAAAGAATATTTGCTTTCAAGGATAAAATAA
- the proS gene encoding proline--tRNA ligase, translating to MANNKKLVEAITSMEEDFAQWYTDVVKKADLIDYTSVKGCMVIKPAGYAIWENIQHELDRRFKETGVENVYLPMFIPESLLQKEKDHVEGFAPEVAWVTHGGLEPLQERLCVRPTSETLFCDFYAKDIQSHRDLPKVYNQWCSVVRWEKTTRPFLRSREFLWQEGHTAHATAEEAEERTIQMLNLYADFCEEVLAIPVIKGKKTDKEKFAGAEATYTIESLMHDGKALQSGTSHNFGDGFAKAFGIQYTDKENKLQYVHQTSWGMTTRMIGAIIMVHGDNSGLVLPPRIAPVQAVIIPIQQRKEGVLENAEKLQAQLKAAGIRVKTDMTDKSPGFKFAEQEMRGIPVRIECGPKDMEANQAVVVRRDTREKIMVSLDNLAESVQQILDTMQKDMLERARAHREAHTYEATDYETFKKTVEEKPGFVKAMWCGCRECEDKIKEDVQATSRCIPFEQENLSDKCVVCGKPAKKMVYWGRAY from the coding sequence ATGGCAAACAACAAAAAGCTGGTAGAGGCCATTACCTCTATGGAAGAAGATTTTGCACAATGGTACACAGATGTAGTAAAAAAAGCGGATTTGATTGATTATACCAGTGTAAAGGGCTGTATGGTGATTAAGCCTGCAGGTTATGCAATCTGGGAGAATATTCAGCATGAACTGGACAGAAGATTTAAGGAAACAGGGGTGGAGAATGTATATCTGCCAATGTTTATTCCGGAAAGTCTGCTTCAGAAGGAAAAAGACCATGTAGAAGGTTTTGCACCAGAGGTTGCATGGGTGACACACGGCGGTCTGGAACCTTTACAGGAAAGACTTTGTGTGCGTCCTACCTCTGAAACTCTGTTCTGCGATTTTTATGCAAAGGATATCCAGTCCCATAGAGATTTACCGAAGGTATATAACCAGTGGTGTTCAGTTGTGCGTTGGGAAAAGACCACAAGACCCTTCCTTCGCTCCAGAGAATTTTTGTGGCAGGAGGGACACACCGCACATGCAACCGCAGAAGAAGCGGAAGAGAGAACCATACAGATGCTGAATCTCTATGCGGATTTCTGTGAAGAAGTGCTGGCGATTCCAGTTATCAAAGGAAAGAAAACAGACAAGGAGAAATTTGCAGGCGCAGAGGCAACTTATACCATTGAATCCCTGATGCATGACGGAAAGGCGCTGCAGTCCGGTACCAGCCATAACTTTGGCGATGGCTTTGCAAAGGCTTTCGGTATTCAGTACACAGACAAAGAAAATAAACTGCAGTATGTACACCAGACTTCCTGGGGTATGACAACCCGTATGATTGGAGCAATCATCATGGTACACGGAGATAACAGCGGTCTGGTTCTGCCTCCGAGAATTGCACCGGTACAGGCAGTGATTATTCCGATTCAGCAGAGAAAAGAAGGCGTACTGGAAAATGCAGAAAAGCTGCAGGCACAGTTAAAGGCAGCAGGTATTCGCGTGAAGACAGACATGACAGACAAGAGTCCGGGATTCAAGTTTGCAGAGCAGGAAATGAGAGGTATTCCGGTTCGTATTGAGTGCGGTCCAAAGGATATGGAAGCCAATCAGGCAGTTGTGGTAAGAAGAGATACCAGAGAAAAGATTATGGTTTCTCTTGATAATCTGGCAGAAAGCGTACAGCAGATTCTGGATACCATGCAGAAGGATATGTTAGAAAGAGCCAGAGCACACAGAGAAGCCCATACCTATGAGGCAACAGACTATGAAACTTTTAAAAAGACCGTGGAAGAAAAGCCTGGTTTTGTAAAGGCTATGTGGTGCGGCTGCAGAGAATGTGAGGACAAGATTAAAGAAGACGTACAGGCAACCTCCAGATGTATTCCTTTTGAGCAGGAAAACCTGTCTGACAAATGTGTTGTCTGCGGAAAACCTGCGAAAAAAATGGTTTACTGGGGGCGCGCATATTAA